One Candidatus Paceibacterota bacterium genomic window carries:
- a CDS encoding thermonuclease family protein, protein MKNLLKKYWALPKIYQFCIAAVVFVCLFLVLPNVIAYIFAAAVSYDLIDKKVWKYSAVSFLAVVAFSSGVLWIDGKTDSQPVESSSVTQSVDSAEHSESNQKAKTTNESATTSQNNVAEVEASQGESSQQDNGDEAETDITGQEENNEQDDKDEDSQIETESNQVNEGNDEISQDSLAENDSVDEPYEVVDVVDGDTVKLSIDDEVETIRLIGIDTPETVHPSEPVECFGKEASNKAKELLSGKTVVLEADESQGTRDAYGRLLGYVILPGGRNFNKLMIEQGYAYEYTYSTPYKYQDAFKTAEQNARTSEVGLWADGACDDWEEKSEQEDQTSDSTTSEGNWYVSSHHSSKYYYCEESDGWKSLSESYLKVYESESALLADFPNHTLHESCE, encoded by the coding sequence ATGAAAAATCTACTTAAAAAATATTGGGCACTGCCAAAGATATATCAATTTTGTATCGCTGCCGTGGTATTCGTGTGCCTTTTCTTGGTTTTACCCAATGTTATTGCGTATATTTTTGCCGCTGCCGTTTCTTACGATTTGATTGATAAGAAGGTTTGGAAATATAGTGCAGTATCATTTCTTGCAGTTGTTGCTTTTTCTTCGGGCGTTCTGTGGATTGACGGGAAAACAGATTCACAACCAGTTGAAAGTAGTAGTGTTACTCAATCTGTAGACAGTGCAGAGCATAGCGAATCTAACCAAAAAGCAAAAACTACAAACGAAAGTGCTACTACAAGCCAAAATAATGTAGCGGAAGTAGAAGCGAGCCAAGGAGAAAGTAGTCAGCAGGATAATGGAGATGAAGCAGAAACTGATATTACGGGTCAAGAAGAAAATAATGAACAGGATGACAAAGACGAGGACTCACAAATTGAAACTGAATCCAATCAAGTTAATGAAGGAAATGACGAAATCAGTCAAGATTCTCTAGCTGAAAATGATAGTGTCGATGAACCATACGAAGTTGTCGATGTCGTTGATGGGGACACGGTAAAGCTGAGTATTGATGATGAAGTGGAAACTATTCGTCTGATTGGTATCGATACACCCGAGACTGTGCATCCGTCTGAGCCAGTTGAGTGTTTTGGGAAGGAAGCGTCAAACAAGGCAAAGGAGCTGCTTTCTGGGAAAACAGTTGTGCTAGAGGCGGATGAGTCACAAGGGACAAGAGACGCTTACGGTAGATTGCTTGGGTACGTTATTCTGCCTGGCGGCAGGAACTTCAACAAACTGATGATTGAACAAGGGTATGCGTACGAATATACGTACTCTACACCGTATAAGTATCAGGACGCATTCAAGACGGCGGAACAAAATGCTCGAACAAGTGAAGTTGGTTTATGGGCTGATGGGGCGTGTGATGATTGGGAAGAGAAATCCGAACAAGAGGACCAAACGAGCGATAGTACAACGTCAGAAGGTAACTGGTATGTGAGCTCACATCATTCATCGAAGTACTACTACTGCGAAGAGAGTGACGGCTGGAAGTCCCTTTCAGAAAGCTACTTAAAGGTCTATGAAAGCGAATCGGCACTGCTTGCTGACTTCCCAAACCATACCTTGCACGAGAGTTGTGAGTAA
- the topA gene encoding type I DNA topoisomerase, whose product MTTTKKNLVIVESPAKEKTIKKYLGSDFIVKASVGHIRDLPKKNADAVEIDNDFKPHYQITPGKEHVVEGIKEAVSKAKDVYLATDPDREGEAIAWHVREAAGIKNAKRIVFNEITKDAVQEAIKHPRNIDHNLKEAQETRRVLDRLFGYDLSGLIWKKLRYGLSAGRVQSPALRILAEREREIQAFVPTPFWVITADLKPKKKAGFVAVCSEEPTDEKKAKDIVATAKKKDWHVKDVKEQTVTRKPRPPFITSTLQQAASSRLGFSPSRTMRLAQKLYEAGHITYMRTDSTNLAKEAITQITSLIKKQYGEEYLETHTYTKKSKSAQEAHEAIRPTTFSKDKAGNNPDQQKVYQLIWQRTVASQMASAKITRTTIVSNTVDNDLPDFRVTGSQIAFDGWFKADPGARGEETEVPGVEAGEPLDLKDISTEGKETQPPSHYSEAGLVKELEKRGIGRPSTYASIIQTLQDREYVLSESKALIPTDTGMVVSDFLESHFMEYINDDFTSQMEQKLDDIAEGNGDYVGTLNEFYKPFLKTVKSKEDIEKITNLGKADKKFKCPKCGKSMVIKLGRGGKFLSCSTFPDCDGALTLEGMEIKEDEPIGQHSKTGENIYLLTGRFGPYVQLGESPEKGDKKAEKPKRASVPKEMDLEKLTMKDAEKYLSLPRDLGDHPKTGEPVKASIGRFGPYVWHNDVYASLKKDDDVYTVKLDRALEILKEKEKRQKAKEKKQKEKEQEGK is encoded by the coding sequence ATGACAACTACTAAAAAGAACCTCGTTATTGTTGAGTCCCCGGCAAAGGAGAAGACAATAAAGAAATATCTTGGCAGTGACTTTATCGTTAAAGCATCGGTTGGCCACATTCGTGACCTGCCGAAGAAGAACGCTGACGCTGTTGAGATCGACAATGATTTCAAGCCTCACTACCAGATCACGCCCGGAAAAGAGCACGTGGTCGAGGGTATCAAAGAAGCAGTATCAAAAGCAAAAGATGTATATCTCGCGACTGACCCCGACCGAGAAGGCGAAGCGATCGCCTGGCACGTTCGAGAAGCTGCCGGTATCAAGAACGCCAAACGTATTGTCTTTAACGAGATCACCAAGGACGCTGTTCAAGAAGCGATCAAGCATCCACGCAACATTGATCACAATCTCAAGGAAGCCCAAGAAACCCGGCGAGTTCTTGACCGACTCTTTGGGTACGACCTTTCCGGATTGATCTGGAAGAAACTACGCTACGGTCTTTCTGCCGGACGCGTTCAGTCCCCTGCACTCCGGATCCTCGCCGAGCGCGAGCGCGAGATTCAGGCATTTGTCCCAACCCCGTTTTGGGTAATAACCGCTGATCTAAAACCAAAGAAAAAGGCCGGTTTTGTTGCCGTCTGCTCAGAAGAACCGACGGACGAGAAAAAAGCCAAGGATATCGTCGCCACTGCGAAGAAAAAAGATTGGCACGTCAAAGATGTAAAAGAACAAACAGTCACCCGGAAGCCACGACCACCGTTCATCACATCGACCCTTCAACAAGCAGCGAGCTCTCGGCTCGGTTTCTCACCGTCGCGCACAATGCGCCTGGCCCAGAAACTGTACGAGGCAGGGCACATCACGTATATGCGTACAGACAGCACGAACCTTGCCAAGGAAGCGATCACGCAGATCACATCTCTGATAAAGAAGCAATATGGTGAGGAGTACCTTGAAACACACACCTACACAAAGAAAAGCAAAAGTGCGCAAGAAGCCCACGAAGCGATTCGTCCCACCACCTTCTCAAAAGACAAAGCCGGCAATAATCCGGACCAACAAAAAGTGTATCAGCTTATCTGGCAGCGAACGGTTGCCTCGCAAATGGCTTCAGCCAAGATCACTCGAACCACGATCGTATCTAACACCGTCGATAACGACCTGCCCGACTTTCGTGTTACCGGTTCACAGATCGCGTTCGATGGCTGGTTTAAAGCAGATCCGGGCGCACGAGGCGAAGAAACAGAGGTGCCGGGAGTTGAAGCCGGTGAGCCGTTAGATCTTAAAGACATATCGACTGAAGGCAAAGAAACCCAACCGCCCTCTCACTACTCAGAAGCCGGACTCGTTAAGGAGCTCGAAAAGCGAGGTATCGGACGACCGAGTACCTATGCCTCTATTATTCAAACACTTCAGGACCGTGAGTATGTTCTGAGTGAGAGCAAGGCGCTTATACCAACAGACACCGGCATGGTCGTGAGTGATTTTCTCGAGAGCCACTTCATGGAGTACATTAACGATGACTTTACCTCTCAAATGGAGCAGAAGCTTGATGATATTGCTGAAGGAAACGGGGATTATGTTGGCACCCTGAACGAGTTTTACAAGCCATTCCTTAAAACTGTTAAATCAAAAGAAGATATTGAAAAGATAACCAACCTTGGCAAAGCCGACAAGAAATTCAAGTGCCCCAAGTGCGGCAAATCCATGGTCATCAAACTCGGACGTGGCGGCAAGTTCCTTTCCTGCTCGACATTTCCTGATTGTGACGGCGCGCTAACCCTTGAAGGAATGGAGATAAAAGAAGATGAGCCGATCGGCCAGCACTCAAAGACCGGTGAAAATATTTACCTGCTTACCGGACGCTTTGGTCCATACGTCCAGCTTGGCGAATCACCGGAGAAAGGTGACAAAAAAGCTGAAAAGCCGAAACGTGCCAGTGTTCCAAAAGAGATGGACTTAGAAAAGTTGACCATGAAGGATGCAGAAAAGTATCTTTCACTTCCCCGCGATCTTGGCGATCATCCGAAAACCGGTGAACCGGTCAAAGCAAGTATTGGCCGATTCGGTCCGTACGTGTGGCACAACGATGTGTACGCCAGTCTTAAAAAAGATGACGACGTCTACACAGTAAAGCTCGATCGCGCACTTGAAATACTTAAAGAAAAGGAGAAACGCCAGAAAGCGAAAGAAAAAAAGCAAAAGGAGAAAGAACAGGAAGGTAAATAA
- the serS gene encoding serine--tRNA ligase, producing the protein MLDIHFIRDNKDLVQEAARKKRIDFDVAKLIEVDDSRRKLQQEVDDLRAKQNVASSAIASIENTEEKQQKIAESKEAKEALQKKEEELKSVMEEWKNLMIAVPNVPDMSVPDGNDENDNQEVKQVGEKPTFSFEPKDHVELMTNLGMVDFDRGTKIHGFRGYVLIGDGALLSHAIWDCARDFYLKKNFTYALPPAIAKKEYFYGTGHLPTEAEDLYQTQDDDYLSGTSEVPMMAYHSDETLKKEDLPKRYLAFSPCYRREAGSYGKDTKGLLRVHEFYKLEQLVLCEADHEQSVQFHEELNRNTEEFLELLGLPYRQVLISSGDLSSGKVKQYDTDLWIPSQKTYREISSASYYHDFQSRRFNIRYDDEGKKRYVHSLNATAIPTPRVLISLIENNQQSDGSVTIPEALRPYLGGREAFTLRS; encoded by the coding sequence ATGTTAGATATACATTTCATTCGAGATAATAAAGACCTAGTGCAAGAAGCTGCTCGTAAAAAACGGATCGATTTTGACGTAGCAAAACTTATCGAAGTAGACGATAGTCGTCGTAAGCTTCAGCAAGAGGTGGACGATCTGCGCGCGAAGCAGAACGTCGCAAGTAGCGCAATTGCGTCAATTGAGAACACCGAAGAGAAACAGCAAAAGATCGCAGAATCAAAAGAAGCAAAAGAGGCGCTCCAGAAGAAAGAAGAGGAGCTCAAAAGCGTAATGGAGGAGTGGAAGAATCTCATGATCGCTGTGCCTAATGTCCCCGACATGTCTGTGCCGGACGGCAATGACGAGAATGACAACCAGGAGGTCAAGCAGGTGGGTGAGAAGCCAACATTTTCGTTTGAACCAAAAGATCATGTTGAGTTAATGACCAACCTCGGCATGGTTGATTTTGATAGGGGAACAAAGATCCATGGTTTTCGCGGATATGTGTTGATCGGAGATGGTGCCCTTCTCTCACACGCTATTTGGGACTGTGCTCGTGATTTTTATCTGAAAAAGAACTTTACCTACGCACTCCCGCCTGCGATTGCAAAGAAAGAGTATTTCTATGGCACCGGACACCTTCCAACTGAGGCTGAGGATCTATATCAAACGCAAGATGACGACTATCTATCGGGCACCTCTGAGGTACCTATGATGGCGTATCACTCAGATGAAACACTTAAAAAAGAAGATTTGCCAAAACGGTATCTGGCTTTTTCTCCATGTTATCGACGTGAGGCGGGCAGCTATGGAAAGGACACCAAAGGACTGTTGCGCGTGCATGAATTTTATAAACTTGAGCAGCTTGTATTGTGTGAAGCAGATCACGAGCAATCGGTTCAATTTCATGAGGAGCTGAATCGAAACACTGAGGAGTTTCTTGAGTTGCTCGGTTTGCCGTATCGGCAAGTATTAATAAGCTCGGGAGATCTTTCCAGTGGAAAGGTGAAACAGTACGATACCGATCTTTGGATACCGTCTCAAAAAACATACCGTGAGATATCCAGTGCATCGTATTATCACGATTTTCAATCTCGTCGATTTAATATTCGCTATGACGATGAGGGTAAGAAGCGGTATGTGCACTCACTGAATGCCACCGCCATACCGACACCTCGCGTACTCATCTCGCTTATTGAAAATAACCAGCAGAGTGACGGGTCGGTTACGATTCCGGAAGCATTGCGTCCGTACCTCGGCGGACGTGAGGCGTTCACTCTGCGTTCATAG
- a CDS encoding DUF4238 domain-containing protein, translated as MTEKNSITKRQHYVPQFYLKRFVNPDGKLNILDCERRKVVASRAPRSVCKEDYFYALNGELDEVSQSLEEGLQKIETDIANGYDDVAKRVSDFKEITHDDKMLVATFMSLQYLRGLYMRKQTKRMDEDFIKKITRLRYGSGNIHTSLDRLENETGEKLSEKEREELIEFAKSGDYRVETNNASHLQLLSQIEGFRNLFYGKRWTVYVSKSSKKFVTSDNPVAEMFPEWTGRFFYGPSFFQRTHYFAMTPDILIVAGDVLRGEKRVKRKTLFDSREGNAKILTLNFTVSRHAIAYAYANDKTLLQDIVDGVNLYDRQQSKKA; from the coding sequence ATGACGGAAAAGAATAGCATAACTAAAAGACAGCACTACGTCCCTCAGTTTTACCTGAAGAGGTTTGTAAACCCTGATGGTAAGCTAAACATTCTTGATTGTGAAAGACGTAAAGTCGTTGCTTCAAGAGCACCCAGAAGTGTCTGTAAAGAGGATTACTTCTATGCTCTTAATGGTGAATTGGATGAAGTCAGCCAGTCTTTGGAGGAAGGGCTTCAGAAGATAGAAACTGATATTGCGAATGGTTATGACGATGTAGCAAAAAGGGTCTCTGATTTCAAAGAGATAACGCACGATGATAAAATGCTCGTCGCGACTTTTATGTCCTTGCAGTACTTACGTGGACTTTATATGAGAAAGCAAACGAAAAGAATGGACGAGGACTTTATCAAGAAAATCACTAGGCTACGGTATGGCTCTGGCAATATACATACATCGCTTGATAGGCTTGAAAATGAAACTGGAGAAAAACTATCAGAGAAAGAAAGGGAAGAGTTAATCGAGTTCGCTAAAAGCGGTGATTATAGAGTTGAAACAAATAACGCGTCCCACTTGCAGCTATTATCTCAGATTGAGGGTTTCAGAAATCTGTTTTACGGGAAAAGATGGACTGTTTATGTTTCAAAATCCAGTAAGAAGTTCGTTACGTCTGATAATCCTGTGGCTGAAATGTTTCCAGAATGGACCGGTAGGTTTTTCTACGGACCATCTTTTTTTCAAAGAACTCACTATTTTGCAATGACTCCAGACATACTAATTGTTGCAGGTGATGTTTTGCGTGGTGAGAAAAGAGTAAAACGAAAAACACTTTTTGATAGCAGGGAGGGAAACGCTAAAATCCTCACGCTGAACTTCACTGTCTCTAGACACGCCATTGCTTATGCGTATGCTAACGATAAGACCTTATTACAGGATATCGTGGACGGTGTTAATCTGTACGATAGGCAGCAAAGTAAAAAAGCATAA
- the dprA gene encoding DNA-processing protein DprA: protein MTSEKLFKLAPAQFPLLLQEIPDPPKQLYIKGTLPPDTNTTLCVVGSRKHSPYGKQVVDTLISSLRGKPVTVISGLALGIDALAHEAALAAGLATVAVPGSGLGRKVIAPRSNLGLADRIVECGGALVSEFEPDFRSTPWAFPQRNRIMAGLSHAILIIEARDRSGTLITARLAGEYNRDVLATPGSLFSDGSVGPHQLIRDGATPITSAVDLHEALALTSETVTQEPLELSHYSGDEQIILKVLAEPRGRDEVIRLSRLGTSKANMTIAALEMKSVIKEERGSLFRL from the coding sequence ATGACCTCTGAGAAACTTTTTAAGCTTGCGCCGGCTCAATTCCCACTGTTGCTCCAAGAGATTCCCGACCCGCCGAAACAGTTGTACATAAAAGGGACACTGCCCCCGGACACGAATACAACATTGTGCGTGGTCGGCTCTCGCAAACACTCTCCGTATGGAAAACAAGTGGTTGACACACTCATCAGTTCGCTTCGAGGTAAGCCGGTAACAGTCATTTCCGGTCTTGCCCTCGGCATCGATGCGCTTGCCCACGAAGCCGCATTAGCTGCCGGCCTCGCTACCGTAGCCGTCCCGGGGTCAGGACTTGGTCGTAAGGTGATCGCTCCCCGCTCCAACCTCGGTCTAGCCGACCGGATCGTTGAGTGCGGCGGCGCACTTGTCTCTGAATTTGAACCCGACTTTCGGTCCACTCCCTGGGCCTTCCCGCAACGCAATCGCATCATGGCCGGTCTCTCGCATGCCATACTGATCATTGAGGCCCGCGATCGCTCCGGCACGCTTATCACTGCCCGTCTAGCCGGTGAGTACAACCGTGATGTTCTGGCAACACCCGGCTCTCTATTCTCTGATGGAAGCGTTGGCCCTCACCAACTGATCCGTGACGGAGCCACGCCGATCACGTCGGCCGTTGACCTCCACGAAGCACTTGCTCTAACAAGCGAGACCGTAACGCAAGAGCCCCTTGAACTGTCACATTACTCAGGCGACGAACAGATCATCCTCAAGGTTCTAGCTGAACCGAGAGGTCGCGATGAAGTGATCCGCCTGAGCAGACTCGGCACCAGCAAAGCAAACATGACCATTGCCGCGCTGGAGATGAAAAGTGTTATCAAAGAAGAGCGAGGATCACTCTTTCGTCTGTGA
- a CDS encoding ParB/RepB/Spo0J family partition protein, translating into MTGFYQDSIFWVEVDKIQPNPYQPRKEFNQEELQSLADSIRQYGVLQALVVTRTEYQKEDGGLAVQYELISGERRLRAAKLGGVKQVPVMIRTGEDSTQMKLELAIIENIQREELNVVDRARAFQKLVDEFSFSHAKIAQKVGKSREYITNNLRVLSLPDNILDDLSAGKLSEGHARPLMALKDKPEEQAVLHKEIMYKKMSVREAERVARKIAHENTRKKSANYNSEVASLEKEFSQSLGTRVHIEKRDQGGKLTIDYFSDEDLQQLLELFKQHGGSKSPTEMMEKFIASKQEKKQEREQTQNQGSIQEEKQTVEGSVLQQTPEENQNENPRDEKVTPDESDGTMSTNVTAGAGTVASSASGQEPAPAPEDQRQDDSVAQAQSTDQFSPESVLTSNELHEPVANKESNDTQTHVSQPGSESGQAQSESEPESSPITAQSFVEEEYGTDNEQSKDAPETPEDDTTTDDDLYSVKNFTI; encoded by the coding sequence ATGACCGGTTTTTATCAAGATTCTATATTTTGGGTTGAGGTGGATAAGATCCAACCAAACCCGTATCAACCCCGCAAAGAGTTCAACCAAGAGGAGCTACAGAGTTTGGCGGATTCAATTCGACAGTACGGGGTGCTTCAAGCGCTGGTTGTAACCAGAACTGAATACCAGAAAGAAGACGGCGGATTAGCTGTGCAGTACGAGCTTATTTCCGGTGAACGACGGTTGCGAGCAGCAAAGCTTGGCGGCGTAAAGCAGGTGCCGGTGATGATCCGAACCGGGGAGGACAGCACGCAGATGAAACTCGAACTCGCTATTATTGAAAACATTCAGCGTGAAGAACTGAATGTGGTGGATCGGGCGCGAGCCTTTCAAAAACTAGTAGATGAATTCAGCTTTTCTCACGCCAAGATCGCGCAGAAGGTAGGTAAGAGTCGTGAGTACATCACTAACAACTTACGCGTGCTTTCGCTACCGGATAACATTCTTGATGACCTGAGTGCTGGTAAACTATCTGAGGGTCATGCACGACCATTGATGGCGCTTAAGGACAAGCCGGAGGAACAGGCGGTTTTACATAAAGAGATCATGTACAAGAAGATGAGTGTTCGCGAGGCCGAGCGAGTAGCACGAAAGATAGCGCACGAAAATACTCGCAAAAAAAGCGCTAATTACAATTCTGAGGTCGCCAGTTTAGAAAAGGAGTTTTCCCAGTCACTTGGAACCAGGGTGCATATTGAAAAGCGCGATCAGGGAGGCAAGCTTACCATCGATTATTTTTCAGACGAAGATCTTCAGCAGTTGCTCGAGTTGTTCAAGCAGCATGGTGGATCAAAAAGCCCGACTGAGATGATGGAAAAATTCATTGCATCCAAGCAGGAGAAAAAGCAAGAGAGAGAGCAAACACAAAACCAAGGAAGCATTCAGGAGGAAAAACAAACAGTCGAAGGTTCGGTGTTGCAACAAACACCGGAAGAAAATCAGAATGAAAACCCGAGAGATGAAAAAGTTACACCAGATGAAAGTGATGGGACTATGTCTACAAATGTAACAGCGGGCGCGGGTACGGTTGCTTCGAGTGCTTCTGGTCAAGAGCCTGCACCGGCACCGGAAGATCAACGTCAGGATGATTCTGTAGCGCAAGCCCAGTCTACAGATCAGTTTTCTCCAGAGTCCGTATTAACTTCAAATGAGTTACATGAACCTGTCGCAAATAAGGAGTCAAACGATACTCAAACACATGTATCGCAACCGGGTAGCGAAAGCGGTCAAGCGCAGTCTGAATCAGAGCCTGAATCAAGTCCGATAACCGCACAGTCGTTTGTGGAGGAGGAATACGGCACAGACAATGAACAGTCAAAGGATGCGCCGGAAACCCCTGAAGATGACACAACAACTGACGACGATTTGTATTCGGTTAAGAATTTTACGATATAG
- the miaA gene encoding tRNA (adenosine(37)-N6)-dimethylallyltransferase MiaA, whose translation MWVQVPPPAQMNEKQKLLVILGPTATGKSDLAVELARAFDGEVVSADSRQIYRGLDIGTGKITREEMKGVPHYLLDIAEPDEQITVTEYKKIAQDTIASIHSRDKLPILVGGTGFYIQAVVDNVAFPEVPPDEELRATLEQKNTEELFAELQEKDSQRAATIEPDNKRRLIRALEVVEHVGKVPPLSTNASPYDVLEIGLTLEMNELRERIQSRLEKRLHAGMINEAKNLHENGLPFERMIQLGLEYRYLAYYLQGDLSKGEMVDQLTTAIGQYAKRQRSWFKRDSRIQWFRPDEDKQIHAAVKKFLQ comes from the coding sequence ATGTGGGTTCAAGTCCCACCTCCGGCACAGATGAACGAAAAACAAAAACTCCTCGTCATACTCGGTCCGACCGCGACCGGTAAAAGCGACCTCGCGGTTGAGCTCGCTCGTGCATTCGACGGCGAAGTAGTGTCCGCCGACTCGCGACAGATCTACCGCGGACTTGATATCGGCACAGGCAAGATCACCCGCGAAGAGATGAAAGGTGTCCCTCACTACTTACTCGACATTGCCGAGCCAGACGAGCAGATAACTGTTACGGAGTATAAGAAGATAGCGCAAGACACTATTGCTAGTATTCACTCCAGAGATAAACTTCCAATTCTAGTTGGCGGAACCGGTTTTTATATCCAAGCAGTTGTTGACAATGTTGCGTTTCCTGAAGTTCCGCCCGACGAAGAACTTCGCGCAACGCTCGAACAGAAAAACACCGAGGAGCTTTTTGCCGAACTTCAAGAAAAAGACTCCCAGCGAGCAGCGACTATCGAGCCGGATAACAAACGACGACTTATACGCGCGCTTGAGGTAGTTGAGCATGTGGGGAAAGTGCCACCCCTTTCAACTAACGCATCACCGTATGACGTGCTTGAAATAGGTCTTACGCTTGAAATGAACGAACTACGAGAGCGAATACAAAGTCGTCTTGAAAAGCGCTTACACGCCGGCATGATCAATGAAGCAAAAAACCTTCATGAAAACGGTTTACCATTCGAGCGAATGATACAACTCGGGCTCGAGTACCGATATCTCGCTTACTACCTCCAGGGAGATCTTTCAAAAGGAGAGATGGTTGACCAGCTTACAACAGCGATAGGTCAGTATGCCAAACGTCAACGTTCCTGGTTTAAACGGGACAGCCGAATCCAGTGGTTCCGACCTGATGAAGATAAGCAGATTCATGCAGCAGTAAAAAAATTTCTACAATAA
- a CDS encoding zinc-ribbon domain-containing protein: MNCSNCNKEIKEGANFCSACGTEAVNNPGGAVKVLGETDERSQLERSKYNKARLLWILVPIASMFVLAILWGIVSFLEEVAPSLRVLVELFNVFVPIFFALALIFIPIGIVVAIRITNKIKRLGVEYDSRSGKGDASIVPDEVKKGLNWGPGLGIIWGAYFNIWSSLLVLIPLVNLIWFIVALVEGNEWMWRNNKWVSVEEFQDSRRRWNIAGATVLIISLSPYLLVILIALASA; this comes from the coding sequence ATGAATTGTTCGAACTGTAACAAGGAAATAAAAGAGGGTGCTAACTTCTGCTCTGCTTGTGGTACCGAGGCGGTTAATAATCCTGGTGGTGCAGTGAAAGTGCTAGGAGAAACAGATGAAAGGTCTCAGCTTGAAAGAAGTAAATATAATAAAGCTCGACTGCTTTGGATTCTTGTTCCGATTGCCTCTATGTTCGTCTTAGCTATTCTTTGGGGTATTGTCTCATTTCTTGAGGAGGTTGCTCCGTCTTTAAGAGTTCTAGTGGAATTATTTAATGTTTTTGTTCCAATCTTTTTTGCTCTTGCTCTGATATTTATTCCAATTGGAATTGTAGTGGCTATTAGAATCACGAACAAAATAAAGAGATTGGGTGTTGAATATGACTCACGCTCTGGTAAAGGCGATGCGTCTATTGTTCCTGATGAAGTTAAGAAAGGTCTAAACTGGGGTCCAGGACTTGGTATTATATGGGGAGCTTACTTCAACATATGGAGCTCTCTTCTTGTGCTTATTCCATTAGTTAATCTAATCTGGTTTATCGTTGCTTTGGTTGAAGGAAACGAATGGATGTGGAGGAATAATAAATGGGTTTCCGTAGAGGAGTTTCAGGATTCACGTAGAAGATGGAATATAGCTGGTGCTACAGTACTGATAATCTCTCTTTCTCCATATCTGCTAGTCATACTGATAGCCTTAGCATCTGCTTAA
- a CDS encoding DUF4870 domain-containing protein — protein MDTMNDQDIQQEQVQSTTQDSHLNTAGPEQQDRKSTEEDNELLMGILAYLGPLFLVPLLAAKENDFAQYHAKQGAALFIGAVAIMMIAWFPIIGWLIGFVAWIAWVVLTIIGIMNVVQKKKKSLPIVGGLAKHF, from the coding sequence ATGGATACTATGAATGATCAAGATATACAACAAGAACAAGTTCAATCTACTACTCAAGACTCACATCTGAACACAGCGGGTCCTGAACAACAAGATAGAAAATCTACTGAGGAAGATAACGAATTACTCATGGGTATCTTGGCGTATCTGGGACCCCTTTTCCTTGTGCCGCTTTTGGCAGCGAAGGAAAATGATTTTGCTCAGTATCACGCTAAACAAGGTGCTGCATTATTTATTGGTGCTGTGGCGATCATGATGATAGCCTGGTTTCCGATCATCGGTTGGTTGATCGGTTTCGTCGCCTGGATCGCGTGGGTTGTGTTAACGATCATCGGTATCATGAATGTTGTACAGAAAAAGAAGAAGTCATTGCCGATCGTCGGCGGACTAGCGAAGCATTTCTAG